One part of the Marinobacterium rhizophilum genome encodes these proteins:
- the acnD gene encoding Fe/S-dependent 2-methylisocitrate dehydratase AcnD gives MNTQYRKSLSGTALDYFDTRAAVDAIQPGAYDKLPYTSRVLAENLVRRCDPATLTESLKQFIERKRDLDFPWYPARVVCHDILGQTALVDLAGLRDAIAEQGGDPSKVNPVVPTQLIVDHSLAVEHGGFEKDAFDKNRSIEDRRNEDRFHFINWTKKAFKNVDVIPPGNGIMHQINLEKMSPVVQARDGVAFPDTLVGTDSHTPHVDALGVIAIGVGGLEAESVMLGRASWMRLPDIIGVELTGTRQPGITATDIVLAVTEFLRAQKVVSSYLEFFGEGVAALTLGDRATISNMTPEFGASAAMFYIDDQTIDYLRITGRDDDQVALVENYAKTTGLWADSLKNAEYERVLKFDLSSVGRNIAGPSNPHKRVSTAELAEHGIAGTVENEPGLMPDGAVIIAAITSCTNTSNPRNVIAAGLLARNANARGLVRKPWVKTSLAPGSKAVQLYLEDAGLLPELEQLGFGIVGFACTTCNGMSGALDPKIQQEVIDRDLYATAVLSGNRNFDGRIHPYAKQAFLASPPLVVAYAIAGTIRFDIEKDVLGTDKNGQPVTLKDLWPSDEEIDAIVRQSVKPEQFRQVYIPMFAVEDDNGEQVTPLYDWRAQSTYIRRPPYWEGALAGERTMTGMRPLAVLGDNITTDHLSPSNAILLDSAAGAYLHKMGLPEVDFNSYATHRGDHLTAQRATFANPKLFNEMVQENGKVKQGSLARIEPEGTVTRMWEAIETYMERKQPLIIVAGADYGQGSSRDWAAKGVRLAGVEVIVAEGFERIHRTNLVGMGVLPLEFMSGENRHTYGIDGTETYDVIGEPTPRAELTLVINRRNGEQVEVPVRCRLDTAEEVSIYAAGGVLQRFAQDFLESSVSA, from the coding sequence ATGAATACCCAATACCGCAAATCCCTGTCCGGCACTGCGCTGGATTATTTCGACACCCGTGCGGCCGTCGATGCGATCCAGCCCGGCGCCTACGACAAGCTTCCCTACACCTCCCGCGTGCTGGCCGAGAACCTGGTGCGTCGGTGCGATCCTGCCACCCTGACCGAGTCGCTGAAACAGTTTATCGAGCGCAAGCGTGATCTCGATTTCCCCTGGTATCCCGCCCGTGTTGTCTGTCATGACATCCTGGGCCAGACCGCGCTGGTGGACCTGGCGGGCCTGCGCGATGCCATTGCCGAACAGGGTGGCGATCCGTCCAAGGTCAACCCGGTCGTGCCGACGCAGCTGATTGTCGACCATTCCCTGGCGGTTGAGCACGGTGGCTTTGAAAAGGATGCCTTTGACAAGAACCGCAGCATCGAAGACCGCCGCAACGAAGACCGCTTCCACTTTATCAACTGGACCAAGAAGGCGTTCAAGAACGTCGACGTGATTCCGCCGGGTAACGGCATCATGCACCAGATCAACCTCGAGAAAATGTCGCCCGTCGTCCAGGCCCGCGACGGTGTGGCCTTCCCGGATACCCTGGTGGGGACGGACAGCCACACGCCCCACGTGGATGCCCTGGGCGTTATCGCCATCGGTGTTGGCGGCCTGGAAGCCGAAAGCGTGATGCTGGGGCGTGCCTCCTGGATGCGCCTGCCGGATATTATCGGTGTGGAGCTGACCGGCACCCGTCAGCCCGGCATTACCGCCACCGATATCGTGCTGGCCGTGACCGAATTCCTGCGTGCCCAGAAAGTGGTGTCGTCTTACCTCGAATTCTTCGGTGAAGGTGTCGCGGCTCTGACCCTGGGGGACCGCGCTACCATCTCCAACATGACGCCGGAATTCGGTGCCTCGGCGGCGATGTTCTACATCGATGACCAGACCATCGACTACCTGCGCATTACCGGCCGCGATGATGACCAGGTTGCGCTGGTGGAAAATTACGCCAAAACCACGGGCCTGTGGGCCGACAGCCTGAAAAACGCCGAGTACGAACGCGTACTGAAGTTCGATCTGTCCAGCGTCGGTCGCAATATCGCCGGTCCCTCGAATCCCCACAAGCGGGTGTCCACCGCTGAGCTGGCCGAGCACGGCATTGCCGGCACGGTGGAAAACGAACCTGGCCTGATGCCGGATGGTGCGGTCATTATTGCGGCCATCACCAGCTGCACCAATACCAGCAACCCGCGCAACGTGATCGCGGCAGGCTTGCTGGCGCGTAACGCCAATGCCCGCGGCCTGGTGCGCAAGCCCTGGGTCAAAACCTCGCTGGCGCCGGGTTCCAAGGCCGTGCAGCTGTATCTCGAAGATGCCGGCCTGCTGCCGGAACTCGAACAGCTGGGCTTTGGCATCGTCGGCTTTGCCTGCACCACCTGTAACGGCATGAGCGGCGCGCTGGACCCCAAAATTCAGCAGGAAGTGATCGACCGTGATCTCTATGCCACGGCAGTGCTGTCGGGCAACCGCAACTTCGATGGCCGCATCCACCCCTACGCCAAGCAGGCGTTCCTGGCCTCACCGCCACTGGTCGTCGCCTATGCCATTGCCGGCACGATTCGTTTCGATATTGAAAAGGATGTGCTGGGCACCGACAAGAATGGCCAGCCGGTCACGCTGAAAGACCTGTGGCCCAGCGATGAAGAAATCGATGCCATCGTGCGTCAAAGCGTGAAACCCGAGCAGTTCCGCCAGGTGTACATCCCGATGTTCGCCGTGGAAGACGACAACGGCGAGCAGGTGACACCGCTGTACGACTGGCGTGCGCAGAGCACCTATATCCGCCGTCCGCCGTACTGGGAAGGTGCTTTGGCGGGTGAACGTACCATGACGGGCATGCGCCCGCTGGCGGTACTGGGTGACAACATCACCACCGACCACCTGTCGCCCTCCAATGCCATTTTGCTGGACAGTGCCGCCGGTGCCTACCTGCACAAGATGGGCCTGCCGGAGGTGGATTTCAATTCCTACGCCACCCACCGGGGTGACCACCTGACGGCGCAGCGCGCGACCTTTGCCAACCCCAAGCTGTTCAACGAAATGGTGCAGGAAAACGGCAAGGTCAAGCAGGGCTCCCTTGCCCGTATCGAGCCCGAGGGCACGGTGACCCGCATGTGGGAGGCGATCGAAACCTACATGGAGCGCAAGCAGCCGCTGATCATCGTGGCCGGTGCCGACTATGGTCAGGGGTCCTCCCGTGACTGGGCGGCCAAGGGCGTACGCCTTGCGGGCGTCGAGGTCATCGTCGCGGAAGGTTTCGAGCGCATTCACCGCACCAACCTGGTGGGCATGGGCGTGCTGCCGCTGGAGTTCATGTCCGGCGAAAACCGGCATACCTACGGCATCGATGGCACCGAGACCTATGATGTTATCGGCGAGCCGACGCCCCGTGCCGAGCTGACCCTGGTGATCAACCGTCGCAACGGTGAGCAGGTCGAGGTGCCGGTGCGCTGTCGCCTGGATACCGCCGAGGAGGTTTCGATCTATGCCGCTGGCGGCGTGCTGCAGCGCTTTGCACAGGACTTCCTCGAGTCCAGCGTCAGCGCCTGA
- the prpB gene encoding methylisocitrate lyase has translation MADTLTAGGRFRKALAENKPLQIVGTINAYHAMMATRVGHQAIYLSGGGVANASYGLPDLGMTSMNDVLEDVRRITNAVDTPLLVDIDTGWGGAFNIARTVREMIKGGAAAVHIEDQVAQKRCGHRPNKEIVSLEEMVDRVKAAVDARTDDDFFLIARTDAFQQDGLNAAVERAQACLEAGADGIFAEAVHTLEDYRAFADGINGAHLLANITEFGATPLFNKQELADNGASMVLYPLSAFRAANKAALNVFEHLLHDGDQRAVVDSMQTRMELYDFLNYHDFEQKLDALFAEGKNK, from the coding sequence ATGGCTGACACACTTACCGCGGGCGGACGCTTTCGCAAGGCGCTGGCTGAAAACAAGCCGCTGCAGATCGTCGGTACCATCAATGCCTATCACGCCATGATGGCGACCCGGGTCGGGCATCAGGCGATCTATCTGTCCGGTGGCGGGGTGGCCAACGCGTCCTACGGCCTGCCGGATCTTGGCATGACCTCGATGAATGATGTGCTGGAGGATGTGCGTCGCATTACCAACGCGGTGGACACCCCGCTGCTGGTGGATATCGATACCGGCTGGGGCGGCGCTTTCAATATTGCCCGCACGGTACGGGAAATGATCAAGGGGGGCGCCGCTGCGGTACATATCGAAGACCAGGTGGCGCAAAAGCGCTGTGGCCATCGCCCCAACAAGGAAATCGTCTCGCTGGAAGAAATGGTGGATCGCGTCAAGGCGGCGGTGGATGCCCGTACCGACGACGACTTTTTCCTTATCGCCCGTACCGATGCCTTCCAGCAGGACGGTCTGAACGCGGCGGTTGAACGTGCCCAGGCCTGCCTGGAAGCCGGTGCCGATGGCATCTTCGCCGAAGCCGTGCACACGCTGGAAGACTACCGTGCCTTCGCCGATGGCATCAATGGCGCCCACCTGCTGGCCAACATCACCGAATTTGGCGCCACGCCGCTGTTCAACAAGCAGGAGTTGGCGGACAACGGTGCCAGCATGGTGCTCTACCCGCTGTCCGCGTTCCGTGCGGCCAACAAGGCGGCACTGAACGTGTTCGAACATCTGCTGCACGACGGTGATCAGCGCGCGGTGGTCGACAGCATGCAGACCCGCATGGAACTGTACGATTTTCTGAACTATCACGACTTCGAGCAGAAACTCGATGCGCTCTTTGCCGAAGGCAAAAACAAGTAG
- a CDS encoding alpha/beta fold hydrolase, with the protein MRHPFSVDRHCLKLADQHLSYRLYHNEAAVSDRKLVLLHGAGVAGLDTWHALTAFTRQWRWILVPDQRGMGDTHSPDQVEHPYGIQVLVADLVALVDHLGWQGFDLGGYSLGGLVAMLFKQQQSARVRKQYLLESAILDRPDWTSTVALRQRYSAAVGHLVGTNAQQGVYQFLDAISPDRKIKPEAEKMMVSRLAARPKGFANALNAVTRAIGELDRDALVAAQGDVSSFIGGRSVDPMHQYHRQLAERLPNWHYFLVAGTDHSLPFQKPRQIAATMETELLRYLESADT; encoded by the coding sequence ATGCGTCACCCTTTTTCTGTAGACAGGCACTGCCTGAAGCTGGCGGACCAGCACCTGAGCTATCGGCTCTATCACAACGAGGCGGCAGTATCCGACCGCAAACTGGTGTTGCTGCACGGCGCCGGCGTTGCCGGCCTTGATACCTGGCATGCCCTGACTGCCTTTACCCGGCAGTGGCGCTGGATTCTGGTGCCCGACCAGCGTGGCATGGGGGATACCCATAGCCCGGATCAGGTGGAGCACCCCTATGGTATCCAGGTGCTGGTGGCGGACCTGGTGGCACTGGTTGACCATCTTGGCTGGCAGGGCTTCGACCTGGGCGGCTACTCCCTGGGGGGGCTGGTCGCCATGCTGTTCAAACAGCAGCAGTCGGCGCGGGTTCGCAAGCAGTACCTGCTGGAGTCCGCCATTCTGGATCGGCCGGACTGGACCAGCACCGTGGCACTGCGCCAGCGCTATAGCGCTGCGGTCGGCCACCTGGTGGGTACAAATGCGCAGCAGGGGGTTTATCAGTTTCTTGATGCCATCTCGCCGGACCGAAAGATCAAGCCCGAAGCCGAAAAAATGATGGTATCCCGCCTGGCGGCGCGTCCCAAGGGGTTTGCCAATGCACTCAATGCGGTTACGCGGGCAATCGGCGAGCTGGACCGGGATGCACTGGTCGCGGCCCAGGGGGATGTCAGCAGTTTTATCGGCGGGCGCAGTGTCGATCCCATGCACCAGTACCACCGCCAGCTGGCGGAGCGGTTGCCCAACTGGCACTACTTTCTGGTCGCCGGCACGGATCACTCCCTGCCGTTCCAGAAGCCGCGCCAGATTGCCGCGACCATGGAAACGGAGTTGCTGCGGTATCTGGAATCTGCCGACACCTGA
- the prpC gene encoding bifunctional 2-methylcitrate synthase/citrate synthase, whose amino-acid sequence MAEAKQLSGAGLRGQSAGATALCTVGQSGAGLTYRGYDISELADKAQFEEVAYLLLYGKLPNRAELDAYIARLKSFRDLPQALKTVLEQIPADAHPMDVMRTGCSMLGNLETELDFADQHDHIDRMLGSFPSIICYWYRYSHDGVRIDTAAPEVDSIGGHFLTLLRGEKPNELHERVMNVSLILYAEHEFNASTFAARVCASTLSDIHSSVTAAIGTLRGPLHGGANEAAMEMIENWTSADEAEREIMGKLARKEKIMGFGHAIYRESDPRNALIKKWSKLLAEEVGDTVLYPVSERCEAVMWREKKLFCNADFFHASAYHFMGIPTKLFTPIFVCSRVSGWTAHIIEQRANNRIIRPSADYTGPDHADWIAIEDRA is encoded by the coding sequence ATGGCTGAAGCAAAACAACTGAGCGGCGCCGGTCTTCGTGGTCAGTCCGCCGGTGCAACCGCGCTGTGCACCGTGGGTCAGTCCGGTGCAGGCCTGACGTACCGTGGCTACGATATCAGCGAGCTTGCCGACAAGGCGCAGTTCGAGGAAGTGGCCTACCTGCTGCTGTACGGCAAGCTGCCCAACCGGGCCGAGCTGGATGCCTATATCGCGCGGCTCAAAAGCTTTCGTGACCTGCCCCAGGCGCTGAAAACCGTGCTGGAGCAGATTCCCGCTGATGCCCATCCGATGGATGTCATGCGCACCGGCTGCTCGATGCTGGGCAACCTGGAAACCGAGCTGGACTTTGCCGATCAGCACGATCATATCGACCGCATGCTGGGCAGTTTCCCGTCGATCATCTGCTACTGGTACCGTTACAGCCACGACGGCGTGCGTATCGACACCGCGGCGCCGGAGGTGGACTCCATTGGTGGCCATTTCCTGACCTTGCTGCGCGGCGAGAAGCCGAACGAGCTGCATGAGCGGGTGATGAACGTGTCGCTGATCCTGTACGCCGAGCATGAATTCAACGCCTCGACCTTTGCCGCCCGCGTCTGCGCCTCCACGCTGTCCGATATTCATTCCAGCGTGACGGCGGCCATCGGCACGCTGCGCGGCCCGTTGCATGGCGGCGCCAACGAAGCGGCCATGGAAATGATCGAGAACTGGACCTCGGCGGATGAGGCCGAGCGCGAAATTATGGGCAAGCTGGCGCGCAAGGAAAAGATCATGGGCTTCGGCCATGCGATCTATCGCGAGTCCGACCCGCGCAATGCGCTGATCAAGAAATGGTCCAAATTGCTGGCTGAAGAAGTGGGCGATACTGTGCTTTACCCGGTGTCCGAGCGCTGCGAAGCGGTCATGTGGCGCGAGAAGAAGCTGTTCTGCAATGCCGACTTCTTCCATGCCTCGGCCTATCACTTCATGGGGATTCCCACCAAGCTGTTCACGCCGATCTTCGTGTGTTCGCGCGTCAGCGGCTGGACGGCCCATATCATTGAACAGCGTGCCAACAACCGCATTATCCGCCCGAGCGCCGACTATACCGGCCCCGATCACGCGGACTGGATTGCGATCGAAGATCGCGCCTGA
- the prpF gene encoding 2-methylaconitate cis-trans isomerase PrpF, protein MAHVPQIKIAATYMRGGTSKGVFFNLEDLPDVAQVPGKARDALLLRVIGSPDPYGKQTDGMGGATSSTSKTVILSRSTQPEHDVDYLFGQVSIDKPFVDWSGNCGNLTAAVGSFAISSGLVDASRIPHNGVAVVRIWQANIRKTIIAHVPITDGAVQETGDFELDGVTFPAAEVQVEFMDPADGEGAMFPTGNLVDELEVPVEVVEGGMIRATLINAGIPTIFVNAADLGYSGTELQEAINGDERALARLETLRAQGALRMGLISTLEEAATRQHTPKVAFVAGPAAYVSSSGKQVKSDDVDLLVRALSMGKLHHAMMGTAAVAIGTAAAIPGTLVNLAAGGGELDAVRFGHPSGTLRVGAKASQVGGDWVVQKAVMSRSARVLMEGWVRVPGDAF, encoded by the coding sequence ATGGCTCATGTACCTCAGATAAAGATTGCCGCCACCTATATGCGTGGCGGCACCAGCAAGGGCGTGTTTTTCAATCTGGAGGATCTGCCGGACGTCGCCCAGGTGCCCGGCAAGGCGCGTGATGCGCTGTTGCTGCGGGTGATCGGCAGCCCAGACCCCTACGGCAAACAGACCGACGGCATGGGGGGCGCCACGTCCAGCACCAGCAAGACCGTGATCCTGTCCAGAAGTACCCAGCCTGAGCACGATGTCGACTATCTGTTCGGTCAGGTATCCATCGACAAGCCGTTTGTGGACTGGAGCGGCAACTGCGGCAACCTTACCGCGGCGGTGGGTTCTTTCGCCATCAGCAGCGGCCTGGTGGATGCCAGCCGTATTCCGCACAACGGCGTGGCGGTGGTGCGTATCTGGCAGGCCAATATCCGCAAGACCATCATCGCCCATGTGCCCATTACCGATGGCGCGGTGCAGGAAACCGGTGATTTTGAGCTCGACGGTGTGACTTTCCCGGCGGCCGAAGTGCAGGTCGAGTTCATGGACCCGGCTGACGGCGAAGGGGCGATGTTCCCGACCGGCAACCTGGTGGATGAGCTGGAAGTGCCGGTTGAGGTCGTCGAAGGCGGGATGATCAGGGCGACACTGATCAATGCCGGCATTCCGACGATCTTTGTCAATGCGGCGGACCTGGGGTACAGCGGGACCGAGCTGCAGGAGGCGATCAACGGTGACGAACGGGCGCTGGCCCGGCTTGAAACCCTGCGCGCCCAGGGCGCACTGCGCATGGGGCTGATTTCCACGCTGGAGGAAGCCGCTACGCGCCAGCATACCCCCAAGGTGGCGTTTGTCGCGGGGCCTGCGGCCTATGTGTCTTCCAGTGGCAAGCAGGTCAAGAGCGATGATGTGGATCTGCTGGTGCGGGCGCTGTCCATGGGCAAGCTGCACCATGCCATGATGGGCACCGCGGCGGTGGCCATCGGCACGGCGGCGGCGATACCGGGCACCCTGGTGAACCTGGCCGCCGGTGGCGGTGAGCTCGATGCGGTGCGCTTTGGCCACCCTTCCGGCACTTTGCGTGTCGGTGCGAAGGCCAGCCAGGTTGGCGGTGACTGGGTGGTGCAAAAGGCGGTCATGAGCCGCAGCGCCCGGGTGCTGATGGAAGGCTGGGTGCGCGTGCCGGGCGATGCCTTCTGA
- the ppsR gene encoding posphoenolpyruvate synthetase regulatory kinase/phosphorylase PpsR, whose product MNRTAFFISDGTGITAETLGNSLLSQFDGIRFNKVTLPYIDTLEKAQAVAQQINAAVDADQVRPIILDTIVNEEIRAYIAQCNGMMIDVFATFLKPLEKELGVHSTYTVGKSHAIQEMHRYKDRIESVNFAIDNDDGARTQQYDRADIILVGVSRSGKTPSCLYMALQYGIRAANYPFTDDDMTLQDLPACLLPHRDKLYGLTIDPFQLAAIRHERRPNSRYASLDQCTLEVRTIERLFRQQQIPCINTTTFSVEEIATRIISEARLARQL is encoded by the coding sequence ATGAACCGTACCGCTTTTTTTATCTCCGACGGCACCGGCATTACCGCCGAAACCCTGGGCAACAGCCTGCTGTCCCAGTTCGATGGCATCCGTTTTAACAAGGTGACGCTGCCCTATATCGACACCCTGGAAAAGGCCCAGGCCGTGGCGCAGCAGATCAACGCTGCGGTGGACGCCGACCAGGTGCGGCCGATCATTCTGGATACCATCGTCAACGAGGAAATCCGCGCCTATATCGCCCAGTGCAACGGCATGATGATCGACGTCTTCGCCACCTTCCTCAAGCCGCTGGAAAAGGAACTGGGCGTGCATTCCACCTACACGGTGGGCAAGTCCCACGCGATCCAGGAAATGCACCGCTACAAGGACCGGATCGAGTCGGTCAACTTTGCGATCGACAACGATGACGGTGCCCGTACCCAGCAATACGACCGGGCCGATATTATCCTGGTTGGCGTGTCACGTTCGGGCAAAACCCCCAGCTGCCTCTACATGGCACTGCAATACGGCATCCGCGCGGCCAACTACCCCTTCACCGACGACGACATGACGCTGCAGGATCTGCCCGCCTGCCTGCTGCCCCACCGCGACAAACTCTACGGCCTGACCATCGACCCCTTCCAGCTGGCCGCGATCCGCCACGAGCGCCGGCCCAACAGCCGTTACGCATCCCTTGATCAGTGCACACTGGAAGTGCGTACCATTGAGCGCCTGTTTCGCCAGCAGCAAATTCCCTGCATCAACACCACCACCTTTTCGGTGGAGGAAATTGCCACGCGCATCATTTCCGAAGCCCGGCTGGCGCGCCAGCTGTAA
- a CDS encoding GntR family transcriptional regulator, translating to METRTLADRVCEEIVTAIVKGEMPPGYKISEPELARVYGISRGPLREAMRRLEGLRLIERKPHIGARVVKLSANELVEIYRVREALEGMACRLAAEFMTEAEIQGLRDLLDAHERSVEELEGRAYFQKEGDLDFHFRIVQGSKNAKLLEILGSDLYHLVRMYRYQFSVSSSRPKRALKEHRQIVDAIDARDPELAELLMRRHISAARRNIEAKLQAVNSTQEEQHG from the coding sequence ATGGAAACCCGGACCCTGGCGGACCGCGTCTGCGAGGAAATCGTCACCGCGATCGTCAAGGGTGAGATGCCGCCGGGTTACAAGATCAGCGAGCCGGAACTGGCGCGCGTCTATGGCATCAGTCGCGGGCCATTGCGCGAGGCCATGCGGCGGCTTGAAGGTCTGCGCCTGATCGAGCGCAAGCCCCATATCGGCGCCCGGGTGGTGAAGCTGTCGGCCAATGAGCTGGTCGAGATTTACCGGGTGCGCGAAGCGCTCGAAGGCATGGCCTGCCGATTGGCGGCCGAGTTCATGACCGAAGCTGAAATTCAGGGGCTGCGGGATCTGCTGGATGCCCATGAGCGTTCGGTGGAAGAACTGGAAGGCCGCGCCTATTTTCAGAAGGAAGGCGATCTGGATTTTCATTTTCGCATTGTCCAGGGCAGCAAGAATGCCAAGCTGCTGGAGATCCTGGGCAGCGACCTGTACCACCTGGTACGCATGTACCGCTATCAGTTCAGTGTTTCCAGCTCTCGCCCCAAGCGGGCTTTGAAAGAGCATCGCCAGATCGTTGATGCGATCGATGCGCGGGATCCGGAACTGGCGGAATTGCTGATGCGTCGTCACATCAGTGCGGCGCGGCGCAACATCGAAGCCAAGCTTCAAGCTGTCAACAGCACGCAGGAAGAGCAGCATGGCTGA
- the ppsA gene encoding phosphoenolpyruvate synthase — MADVDTVGGKNASLGEMISQLSSAGVRVPSGFATTAQAYRDFLAFEGLSQRIEAALKTLDADDVQALAATGRKIREWILQAPLQPDLEQAIESAFAEMTEGNAHMSVAVRSSATAEDLPDASFAGQQETFLNIRGLDNVKHAIREVFASLYNDRAISYRVHQGYEHIDVALSAGIQRMVRSETGAAGVMFTLDTESGFQHAVFITSAYGLGETVVQGAVNPDEFYVFKPTLGQKVPSILRRNLGSKALKMIYTSDGRAGKAVETVEVPADARNRFSISDDDVEGLARIAVIIENHYGRPMDIEWAKDGDDGQLYIVQARPETVKSRAQTNVIERYLLQEKGKVLAQGRSIGHRIGSGPVRLVSDLSQMHLVQPGDVLVTDMTDPDWEPVMKRAAAIVTNRGGRTCHAAIIARELGIPAIVGCGDATELLSEGQRVTVSCAEGDTGWVYEGQLSFEHQTNSVVSMPPLPFDVMMNVGNPDRAFDFQALPNAGVGLARLEFIINRMIGVHPKALLNFDSQTPELQQTIRRRIAGYASPVDFYIDKLVEGISTLAAAFYPKKVIVRMSDFKSNEYGHLIGGAEFEPSEENPMLGFRGAARYISESFRDCFELECRALKYVRDTMRLTNVEIMIPFVRTPGEARRVVELLAENGLRRGENGLRLIMMCEIPSNALLADQFLEYFDGFSIGSNDLTQLTLGLDRDSGVIAHLFDERNEAVKRLLSMAIDACRRQGKYVGICGQGPSDHPDLAQWLMEQGINSVSLNPDSVLDTWFFLANHLKDEVQA, encoded by the coding sequence ATGGCCGATGTCGATACAGTAGGCGGAAAAAATGCATCGTTGGGCGAGATGATCAGCCAGCTGAGTTCGGCGGGTGTCAGGGTACCGTCGGGTTTTGCCACCACGGCGCAGGCGTACCGCGATTTCCTGGCCTTTGAGGGGCTGTCGCAGCGTATCGAAGCGGCGCTGAAAACCCTGGATGCCGACGACGTGCAGGCGCTCGCGGCCACCGGTCGCAAGATCCGCGAATGGATTCTGCAGGCGCCGTTGCAGCCGGACCTGGAACAGGCGATTGAGTCCGCCTTTGCCGAGATGACCGAGGGCAATGCGCACATGTCGGTGGCAGTGCGTTCGTCGGCCACGGCCGAAGACCTGCCGGATGCCTCCTTTGCCGGTCAGCAGGAAACTTTTTTGAATATTCGCGGGCTGGACAACGTCAAGCACGCCATTCGTGAAGTGTTCGCTTCGCTCTACAACGACCGGGCCATTTCCTACCGGGTGCACCAGGGCTACGAGCATATCGATGTCGCGCTGTCCGCCGGCATTCAGCGCATGGTGCGCAGCGAGACCGGCGCCGCCGGCGTCATGTTCACCCTGGATACCGAATCGGGCTTTCAGCATGCCGTCTTTATTACTTCGGCCTACGGTCTGGGTGAAACGGTGGTGCAGGGCGCGGTTAACCCCGATGAATTCTATGTATTCAAGCCGACCCTGGGCCAGAAAGTACCCTCCATCTTGCGTCGCAACCTGGGCTCCAAGGCGCTCAAGATGATCTATACCAGCGATGGGCGGGCCGGCAAGGCCGTGGAAACCGTGGAAGTGCCGGCGGACGCACGCAATCGTTTCTCCATTTCCGATGACGACGTCGAAGGCCTGGCGCGCATCGCCGTTATTATCGAGAACCATTATGGCCGGCCGATGGATATCGAATGGGCCAAGGACGGTGATGACGGCCAGCTGTACATCGTGCAGGCGCGGCCGGAAACGGTTAAAAGCCGGGCGCAGACCAATGTGATCGAGCGTTACCTGCTGCAGGAAAAGGGCAAGGTGCTGGCCCAGGGACGCTCCATCGGCCACCGTATCGGCTCCGGCCCTGTGCGCCTGGTGAGCGACCTGAGCCAGATGCACCTGGTGCAGCCTGGCGACGTGCTGGTGACCGACATGACAGACCCGGACTGGGAACCGGTCATGAAGCGGGCGGCGGCCATTGTCACCAACCGTGGTGGCCGTACCTGCCATGCCGCCATCATCGCCCGCGAGCTTGGCATACCCGCCATCGTCGGTTGCGGTGATGCCACCGAGCTGCTGAGCGAGGGGCAGCGGGTGACGGTGTCCTGCGCCGAAGGGGACACCGGCTGGGTGTACGAAGGTCAGCTGAGTTTCGAGCATCAGACCAACAGCGTGGTATCCATGCCGCCGCTGCCCTTTGATGTGATGATGAACGTGGGTAATCCGGATAGGGCCTTTGATTTTCAGGCACTGCCCAACGCCGGTGTCGGGCTGGCCCGGCTCGAGTTTATTATCAACCGCATGATTGGCGTGCACCCCAAGGCGCTGCTGAATTTTGACAGCCAGACGCCGGAACTGCAGCAGACCATTCGCCGGCGCATTGCCGGCTACGCAAGCCCGGTGGACTTCTACATCGACAAGCTGGTGGAAGGTATCTCCACCCTGGCGGCGGCCTTCTACCCGAAAAAAGTCATCGTGCGCATGTCGGATTTCAAGTCCAACGAATACGGTCACCTGATCGGCGGCGCCGAGTTCGAACCCAGCGAGGAAAACCCGATGCTGGGGTTCCGCGGTGCCGCGCGCTATATCTCCGAATCGTTCCGGGACTGCTTCGAGCTGGAATGCCGGGCGCTCAAGTACGTGCGTGACACCATGCGCCTGACCAACGTCGAGATCATGATTCCCTTTGTGCGTACCCCGGGCGAGGCGCGCCGGGTGGTTGAACTGCTGGCCGAAAACGGCCTGCGCCGGGGCGAGAATGGCCTGCGTCTGATCATGATGTGCGAGATTCCCTCCAACGCCCTGCTGGCCGATCAGTTCCTCGAGTACTTCGACGGCTTTTCCATCGGTTCCAATGACCTGACCCAGCTGACCCTGGGGCTGGACCGTGACTCCGGCGTAATTGCCCACCTGTTCGACGAGCGCAACGAGGCGGTGAAGCGGTTGCTGTCCATGGCGATCGACGCCTGTCGCCGGCAGGGGAAATATGTGGGTATCTGTGGCCAGGGCCCGTCCGACCATCCGGATCTGGCGCAGTGGCTGATGGAGCAGGGGATCAACAGCGTCTCCCTCAACCCGGACTCGGTACTGGATACCTGGTTCTTTCTGGCCAATCACCTGAAAGATGAGGTGCAGGCATAG